Proteins encoded by one window of Gallaecimonas xiamenensis 3-C-1:
- a CDS encoding porin, producing the protein MKKTALALALATLCGQAAADIRFNGFASIVAGQTLSSDETALGYDDDLSFKPDSLFALQAMADLGEGLTATAQIMAKGADDYDADLEWAYISYALNDDWKLHAGKLRAPLFRYSAFLDVGYAYTWLRPPQSVYGVPFNTIEGIRLDNTTFFGDWESNLKLYGGSYDGDISPNGVEGSGELKNALGASWEMTRDWLSLRGTYATAKVTFAPNDAESQQQLGALVAQLQGLGLTDLADGMVTEEDRGTFWGLGLGIDYQNLLFNAEFTHYQVDDALIPETDGWYASIGYRFDSVTPYYSYEKFDAKADRKSTANLPALLAGAVNAVYDLGRSESTTHTLGLRWDFHPSAAFKLEYNQIEDDLGSTEDAKLISAGIDLVF; encoded by the coding sequence ATGAAAAAGACTGCACTTGCCCTGGCTCTGGCGACCCTCTGTGGTCAGGCTGCCGCCGACATCCGTTTCAACGGTTTTGCCTCCATAGTGGCAGGCCAGACCCTGAGCAGCGACGAGACTGCCCTGGGTTATGACGACGACCTGTCCTTCAAGCCCGATTCCCTGTTTGCCCTGCAGGCCATGGCCGACCTGGGTGAAGGCCTGACCGCCACCGCCCAGATCATGGCCAAAGGCGCCGACGACTACGACGCCGACCTGGAGTGGGCCTACATTTCCTACGCCCTCAACGACGACTGGAAACTGCACGCCGGTAAGCTGCGCGCCCCCCTGTTTCGTTACTCCGCCTTCCTGGACGTAGGCTACGCCTACACTTGGCTGCGCCCGCCCCAAAGCGTCTACGGCGTGCCCTTTAACACCATCGAAGGGATCCGCCTGGACAACACCACCTTCTTCGGTGACTGGGAGTCCAACCTCAAGCTCTACGGCGGCTCCTACGACGGCGACATCTCCCCCAACGGCGTGGAAGGCTCTGGTGAGCTGAAGAACGCCCTGGGCGCCAGCTGGGAAATGACCCGTGACTGGCTGAGCCTGCGCGGCACCTACGCCACCGCCAAGGTGACCTTCGCCCCCAACGACGCCGAATCCCAGCAGCAACTGGGTGCCCTGGTAGCCCAGCTGCAAGGCCTGGGTCTGACCGACCTGGCCGACGGCATGGTCACCGAAGAAGACCGTGGCACCTTCTGGGGCCTGGGCCTGGGTATCGACTACCAGAACCTGCTGTTTAACGCCGAGTTCACCCACTACCAGGTGGATGACGCCCTGATCCCTGAAACCGACGGCTGGTACGCCTCCATCGGCTATCGCTTTGACAGCGTCACCCCCTACTACAGCTACGAGAAGTTCGACGCCAAGGCCGACCGCAAGTCCACCGCCAACCTGCCGGCGCTGCTGGCCGGGGCCGTCAACGCCGTCTACGACCTGGGCCGCTCCGAGAGCACCACCCACACCCTGGGCCTGCGTTGGGACTTTCACCCCAGCGCCGCCTTCAAGCTGGAGTACAACCAGATTGAGGACGACCTT
- a CDS encoding osmoprotectant NAGGN system M42 family peptidase, with protein sequence MSPNTDYLLSCLERLLAIPSPSGFTDQVVHFVGEELARLNIPFELTRRGAIRATVAGRQRSPDRALVAHLDTLGAQVKRLKDNGRLEVVPVGHWNARFAEGCRASLFAGKRRYRGSLLPLKASGHTFGNANDSQEASWQNLELRVDVPGGDRQALVNAGIHIGDFIAIDPQTEVDRESGFINSRHLDDKAGVAVLLTVAKALVEDQVALPVDLHLLFTITEEVGSGASSVLHQDVAEMVSIDNGTTAPGQNSSEYGVTVAMADQTGPFDYHLTHHLLQLCQAHGIAHQRDIFRFYRSDSASAIEAGNDLRTALVCFGIDASHYYERIHLDALCCLTQLLWHYALSEPLFADDNKLLTQRPDFPHMP encoded by the coding sequence GTGTCCCCAAACACCGATTATCTGCTCAGCTGCCTGGAAAGGCTGCTGGCCATTCCCAGCCCCTCGGGCTTTACCGACCAGGTGGTGCATTTTGTCGGCGAGGAGCTGGCCCGCCTGAATATCCCCTTCGAGCTGACCCGCAGAGGCGCCATCCGCGCCACCGTCGCCGGGCGCCAGCGCTCCCCTGACCGGGCCTTGGTGGCCCACCTGGACACCCTGGGGGCCCAGGTCAAAAGGCTCAAGGACAACGGCCGCCTGGAAGTGGTGCCGGTGGGCCATTGGAACGCCCGCTTTGCCGAGGGCTGCAGGGCCAGCCTCTTTGCCGGCAAGCGTCGCTACCGGGGATCCTTGCTGCCCCTTAAGGCCTCCGGCCATACCTTTGGCAACGCCAACGACAGCCAGGAAGCCAGTTGGCAGAACCTGGAGCTGCGGGTGGACGTGCCGGGGGGTGACCGCCAGGCCCTGGTCAATGCCGGCATCCACATCGGCGACTTTATCGCCATCGATCCCCAAACCGAGGTGGACCGAGAGTCGGGTTTTATCAATTCGCGCCACCTGGACGACAAGGCCGGGGTGGCGGTGTTGCTGACGGTGGCCAAGGCCCTGGTGGAAGACCAGGTGGCCTTGCCTGTGGATCTGCACCTGCTTTTCACGATCACCGAGGAAGTGGGCTCTGGGGCCTCTTCGGTACTGCACCAGGACGTGGCAGAGATGGTCAGCATCGACAACGGCACCACGGCGCCGGGGCAAAACTCCAGCGAATACGGGGTTACCGTGGCCATGGCCGATCAGACCGGGCCCTTCGACTACCACCTTACCCATCATCTGCTCCAGCTGTGCCAGGCCCACGGCATTGCCCACCAGCGGGACATCTTCCGCTTCTACCGCTCCGACTCGGCCTCGGCCATCGAAGCGGGCAATGACCTGCGCACGGCCCTGGTCTGCTTCGGTATCGATGCCTCCCATTATTATGAACGCATCCACCTGGACGCCCTGTGCTGTTTAACCCAATTGCTGTGGCACTACGCCCTGTCGGAGCCGCTCTTCGCCGACGACAACAAACTGCTTACCCAGAGGCCGGATTTCCCCCATATGCCGTAA
- a CDS encoding isoaspartyl peptidase/L-asparaginase family protein, producing MNTLLRCLLLAGVAFGAQANSKAPITIAIHGGAGTITRANLGPEQEKAYHAKLQQALDAGYAVLDKGGPALEAVQAAIKVMEDSPLFNAGLGAVYTWDGEHELDASIMDGKTLNAGAVAGVKTVKHPIEAAYRVMTQSPHVMLSGQGADDFAKEQGLALVDNHYFDTEFRKKALDKAKEQIKLSGYQARNYLAGDYKYGTVGAVALDADGNLAAATSTGGMTAKRYGRIGDSPVIGAGTYAENGVCAVSATGHGEYFIRLNIAADICARVRYQGKDVKTAADEVIHGRLQQLGGTGGVIVLGADGSITQPFNTEGMYRGYRNSAGSKTLIYGNP from the coding sequence ATGAACACCTTGCTGCGCTGCCTGTTGCTGGCCGGGGTCGCCTTTGGCGCCCAGGCAAATTCCAAAGCCCCTATTACCATCGCCATCCATGGCGGTGCCGGCACCATTACCCGCGCCAACCTGGGGCCCGAGCAGGAAAAGGCCTACCACGCCAAGCTGCAGCAGGCCCTGGACGCCGGCTACGCCGTGCTGGACAAGGGCGGCCCGGCCCTGGAGGCGGTGCAGGCGGCCATCAAGGTGATGGAAGACTCCCCCCTGTTTAACGCCGGCCTTGGCGCCGTCTACACCTGGGATGGCGAACATGAACTGGACGCCTCCATCATGGACGGCAAAACCCTCAACGCCGGCGCCGTGGCCGGGGTCAAAACCGTCAAACACCCCATAGAGGCGGCCTACCGGGTAATGACCCAAAGCCCCCATGTGATGCTGTCGGGCCAAGGCGCCGACGACTTCGCCAAGGAACAGGGCCTGGCGCTGGTGGACAACCACTATTTCGACACCGAGTTTCGCAAAAAGGCCCTGGACAAGGCCAAAGAGCAGATCAAGTTGAGCGGCTACCAGGCCCGTAACTACCTGGCCGGTGACTACAAGTACGGCACCGTCGGCGCCGTGGCCCTGGACGCCGACGGTAACCTGGCGGCGGCCACCAGCACCGGCGGCATGACCGCCAAGCGCTACGGCCGTATCGGCGACTCGCCGGTGATCGGCGCCGGCACCTATGCCGAAAACGGCGTGTGCGCCGTGTCCGCCACCGGCCATGGGGAATACTTTATCCGCCTCAACATCGCCGCCGATATCTGCGCCCGGGTCCGTTACCAGGGTAAGGACGTGAAAACCGCCGCCGACGAGGTGATCCATGGTCGCTTGCAACAGTTGGGTGGCACCGGCGGGGTGATAGTGCTGGGCGCCGATGGTAGCATCACCCAGCCGTTCAACACCGAGGGCATGTACCGGGGCTATCGCAACAGCGCCGGCAGCAAGACCCTCATCTACGGGAACCCCTGA